Proteins encoded in a region of the Fusarium falciforme chromosome 6, complete sequence genome:
- a CDS encoding Inositol oxygenase yields MAPGAVVDDFTSHDGQALEALSDKIDDVNVIKYDEKSKFDSEKDKNTFRQYADATDRVKNFYREQHHKQTVSYNLAARNRFYNATRPRAEMTIWEAMEKLNTLVDESDPDTSLSQIQHLLQSAEAIRRDGKPRWMQLTGLIHDLGKLMLFFPELETQGQWDVVGDTFPVGCAFSDKIIYPETFAEGNPDASNPDYNTKYGIYSPNCGLDNIMLSWGHDEYLYHVVKDQSTLPDEALAMIRYHSFYPWHREGAYRHLMCDKDYEMMKAVQAFNPYDLYSKSDGVPDAEKLKPYYMELIDEYFPQRVLKW; encoded by the coding sequence ATGGCTCCCGGCGCTGTTGTCGACGACTTCACCAGCCACGACGGccaggccctcgaggccctcTCTGACAAGATCGACGACGTCAACGTCATCAAGTACGACGAAAAGTCCAAGTTTGACAGCGAAAAGGACAAGAACACCTTCCGCCAGTACGCCGATGCTACCGACCGCGTCAAGAACTTTTACCGCGAGCAGCACCACAAGCAGACCGTCTCGTACAACCTGGCTGCCCGCAACCGCTTCTACAATGCCACCCGTCCCCGCGCCGAGATGACCATCTGGgaggccatggagaagctcaacaccCTCGTCGACGAGTCCGACCCCGACACCTCGCTCTCCCAGATCCAGCACCTCCTCCAGTCCGCTGAGGCCATCCGCCGCGACGGCAAGCCCCGCTGGATGCAGCTGACCGGTCTCATTCATGATCTGGGCAAGCTGatgctcttcttccctgAGCTCGAGACCCAGGGCCAGTGGGATGTTGTGGGAGACACATTCCCCGTTGGCTGCGCCTTCAGTGACAAGATCATCTACCCCGAGACTTTCGCCGAGGGCAACCCCGACGCCAGCAACCCCGACTACAACACCAAGTACGGCATCTACTCTCCCAACTGCGGCCTCGACAACATCATGCTCAGCTGGGGCCACGACGAGTACCTCTACCACGTCGTCAAGGACCAGTCCACCCTCCCCGACGAGGCCCTGGCCATGATCCGCTACCACTCCTTCTACCCCTGGCACCGCGAGGGCGCCTACCGCCACCTCATGTGCGACAAGGACTacgagatgatgaaggccgTCCAGGCCTTCAACCCCTACGACCTGTACTCCAAGAGCGACGGTGTCCCCGacgccgagaagctcaagcccTACTACATGGAGCTCATTGACGAGTACTTCCCCCAGCGCGTCCTCAAGTGGTAA
- a CDS encoding Aldo-ket-red domain-containing protein, translating to MAPPAQLPLRQLGKNGPKIPAVGFGLMGISIGYGATESDEERLKVLDRAWELGCTNWDTADAYADSEDLIGKWFKLHPERREDIFLASKFGLKMVDGNLVTDSSPEYVRECIDRSLKRLGVEHIDLYYMHRANEDVPIEKTVEAMKQLVEEGKVKYLGLSEVSSTTLRRAHAVHPISAVQVEYNPWTLDIEGPSGTHLLKTCEELDVSVFAYSPLGRGILTGRYRSVDDFEEGDFRRNLTRFQGENFRKNLIIVDKFNELAKQKGHTSSQLVLAWLLEQSPRVFVIPGTKKIKYLEENVGASRVTVSKGEEQELRRLVLEAGVEGGRDPTFGNYTDTAPLEA from the exons ATGGCTCCTCCTGCACAGCTTCCTCTTCGCCAACTGGGCAAGAATGGCCCCAAGATCCCAGCTGTAGGCTTCGGCCTCATGGGTATCAGCATCGGCTACGGTGCCACCGA ATCAGATGAGGAGCGCCTCAAAGTCCTCGACCGTGCCTGGGAGCTGGGCTGCACCAACTGGGACACTGCCGATGCCTATGCTGACAGCGAGGACCTTATTGGCAAGTGGTTCAAGCTGCACCCTGAGCGCCGCGAGGACATTTTCCTAGCGTCCAAGTTTGGGCTCAAGATGGTCGACGGCAACCTCGTGACGGATTCGTCGCCTGAATATGTGAGGGAGTGTATTGACAGGAGTCTGAAGCGGCTCGGTGTTGAGCACATTGATCTTTACTACATGCATCGTGCGAATGAGGACGTGCCTATCGAGAAGACGGTCGAGGCCATGAAGCAACTGGTAGA ggagggcaaggtcaagtaCCTGGGTCTGTCAGAGGTCTCATCCACGACGCTCCGCCGCGCCCACGCCGTGCATCCCATCTCGGCCGTGCAGGTCGAGTACAACCCCTGGACGCTCGATATCGAGGGCCCCTCAGGAACGCACCTCCTGAAGACGTGCGAGGAGCTGGACGTGTCCGTCTTTGCCTACTCGCCCCTTGGACGAGGCATCTTGACGGGCAGGTACCGCTCGGTCGACGACTTTGAGGAGGGAGACTTCAGGCGGAACCTAACACGGTTCCAGGGGGAAAACTTCCGCAAGAACCTCATCATCGTGGACAAGTTCAACGAGCTGGCGAAGCAAAAGGGGCACACCTCCTCGCAGCTCGTCCTCGCCTGGCTGCTGGAGCAAAGCCCACGCGTGTTTGTGATCCCCGgcaccaagaagatcaagtacCTCGAGGAGAACGTGGGAGCGTCGCGAGTGACGGTGAGCAAGggggaggagcaggagctgAGAAGACTTGTGCTCGAGGCTGGGGTTGAGGGAGGGCGAGATCCCACGTTTGGAAACTACACAGACACCGCTCCTCTCGAGGCATGA